TATGGCATTTAGAATTATATACTGATTTAGAATTATACTTCTGTAATGTTTTATGcaagcttaaaaaaaagtttgatttaCTTTTCTAGCTTATTTCCTATCATACACTTTTTGTCAAGTTTGTCTCACTcattagtttgtttttagtttttgtgtattatcttttaaacttttgatttaatttttagattacataaaaatatataaatgtacctCAAGTTAAAACTGATAAATAAGATATATTCAGAGAAGTCCAGCTTTAATCTCTATCCCCTTGAACCTATTCCCACATTTTGCCCTAAaggcaacaattaaaaaaaaaatcttctattgTTTCTATTTACAAATATACGTAAACAACAGAGAGACTGAATGTAGGGGGTAGCTGTATGTTCCTATTCTCCTCCTCTACTTTATTAAACAATGTTGTGTACTGTACACACTCTCCCGCACCTACTGAAAGTGCATTGGGAGATTATTCCAAGCAGGATATTTTCTTCCCCAGCCGCAGAGTACTTCATTGTTTGGATGTACATCACTGTATTTGTATAATTTCCTTTGTTTCCCAGCATTGTTTCTTATTTCTGCTAAGGTAAGACACATACAAATTTTCCTGTTGACAGAGAGTAAGCTTGTGACAGAAACTGGAGGATCTCTGAAATGTATCTTATGGACTAGACTTGTAGCTTTGTCCTGATGGCCTTCTGAGACCTATTTATGCAGGAGAATGCATGCTAAGGCAAAGAGTCAGCATGTCACTGACATTTatctgagagaaaaatgattGAAGTGTTATAGCGTAATAAAAGAATAGTTTAAGAAATCCCCAGATTTAGAcattcctttagaaaaaaaaaggtgaaagaaaaaatagcatgatttgctctttatttctcaaaataaaagtaTTGAAAGCATCACATCCTCACAAGGTATCCATATTTCTTATATTTGTTGTCTTATTTCTGTACCCCATTGTGTAAAGGAACGTGTCTTTGAAATGCAAAGATGTAAAAGACCATCATGATATGGGTTCATTAGGGCTTTCTCCTTGCTCGGGAAAATACGCCTATGACAGGATGCAGAAAGCCCAAGAGAaaagcagggaaggaaggaaggaaactttCCAGTTTCAGTTCTGTGATGCAATTTGTCCCTTTTTCTTCCTACTTCTTTCCTTGAAGCTGTATGAAGCAGATGATTTTCACTCCATATTTATTTGAGAAAAACTTTATAGGTAACGTGGGCAGAATGAGATCAGATGCACAAGAGGCAGTAAAGGTTGAAAACCTTTAAAGAGGACCAGGAAAGAATGAAGATAAGGTATTGCAATCAATATTGGGGGTTCCCAGGTCAAGGGCAGGCTGAGGAAGCCATCAGGGAGGACATTTTCTGCAGGGTCACGAACCAGGAGCAAAGCAGATCCTGAGAAAACACTCTCTTTGAGGAAGAATAAGAGCTAATCAGAAAATTTTTTCATGCTGCAAAGAAGCTGGGACAGAAGGTTCTTCCTTAAGTGTCACCATCTTTACTTCAGCTCAGGAGTCCTGCAGAAGACAGAGTACAGTGTTGCTTCCAGACATAACTCTACAAGTAacacttttttccctcctttctcagGGACTCATGTTTAAACACTGCaatgagaagggggaaaaaattcttAAGTCTCCTGAGCCAAGGCTAATTTAGAGCACAGGCCTTTTGCTTAGTGGTaagaagaaattttaatgtaaactGCTTGAACAGAGGTCACATCAAAGTCTTTCACATTATTTCTGTCTCCTGTCTCGTAACCCCTACAATCTGTGCTAGGGAAACTGACTATGACtcaaaaagagaattaaagagcATACCTGTAGGCTGAAGTCCAGAGTGTCCTGGGAAAGAGAAGTAAAGATATATACTTAAATATAGTGAAATAAATTCTCCCTAAACACAatgtccccagccccaggcccccaccTGAGATTTCTCTAACACCACATCCACATCACATGATGGTGCCAGGGTAGACATGAGGGCAAACACTGAGAGCATGTGACCCATGAAGTTTCTGTCACACAAATCCAGTGTCATTTCATTAGCCTTGTgtctcttcttgcatttgccCCAGGATCTCCAGGAAATTGAGGTCAATTGGGGAAATAAAGGCTTTAGATGGAACCATTGATATACAGAGAACTAACTGAGCaaaaccatattttttttttccctctaaacacTCTACAGGGAATTTCAGCTGCCAACAGGTTCCTTACCTTTTTGGTTCCTGAAGTAGATGAACAGCCCCACCCCAAGGAAGAGCAGACCCAGAACGAAGCCCCCGATTCCACTCAGCATCTTGCTCTGAGCAGATTCAGACTGTGCCCCTGAGAAAAGAAGTTAGTTTTAGTGATTTTTATCCCAAATCCAGCTTTCCTAATTGATAATCTGTGATCAAGAGCTTTGAGATTGGGGTAAGAAGTCTGCACTTGAAAAAATAGAATGATTGACCATTTCTGGATGAGAGATTTAAAAATTACACTGAGTAGCTACACGGTTCTGGCATTGAATTCACTTAAATATTGCAGCCCTGACATAAGGCCACACGACTTCAACATCTGATGAATGAGGAGCCTGGGATAGAATGATGTTAAGTAGTTGGTCTAGGATGACAGAGCTAATaaaaggcagagctgagactgGACTCCCCTCATGTCAGGAAGGTCCCTACATTGGAGAGGATGTGTCCCTTCTCAGATCACGATGAACTCAGAGCAACAGTGTCAGAAGCACAAGTCCAGCCTTAGGTGGAAGGCAAGACTATGACCCAAAATATCACGGGAAGGCTCAAAATAGGGACATCTCTTCTCTGTTTGCCAGGTAGAATTGCCTCCCCAGGGGGCATAGGTATTTGTAAGACCTATCAGGGGACATCTGTAAACTATCAGAGGATTTCTGTCACAGGCTATCACAGGGCTCCCCCAGGAACCTGTGCTGAAGGAGAGGAGAACGTGGAGCAAATGAGTACATGGTGCGGGGAGAGGAGGAACCTGACACTCAGGGGGAGGCAAGTCCCTCCTTGCGGGGGGAGAGGAACACATGAGGTCACAAAGCTTCTCACTCCATTCCACTGTGACAGGGCGCGTCCAGCTTGGGTGCTCCACTCGGCAGGTGTAGACCTCCCCACTCTGAGGAACCGTTTCAAGCATCACCATGGTCTGGAAGGTCCAGTCTCCATTAGGGATCAGACCTGTGGAGACCACCCCAGCCTCCTCTTCCTGGCCATTCCGGAACCACCTGACTTCAATGTGGCCTGGATAGAAGCCCGTCACAGAGCAGACCAGGAGGTTGTGGTGCTGCAGGGGCTGGGGCTTCACAGGATACACGGTCACCGTGGGCTCCACTAGGAGAGACAAGGTGGAGGCAATGAGTGAGGAAGACAGTTAATTCTCCTTGGTTGACTGACTTTCTGTATCTAGTCCCCTGTTCCAGACTACAGTCCCAGGCAGGCCTCCCTCAAAGCTGGCCATGTAGCCCAATAGAAGTTAGTGACATGAGCCTTTAATTTAAGCCTTAGAACATGGGCCCATTAGATTTGAGAGATATTGGGAAATTTTGTGTGTAgtttcccaccctccccccccaaTAACTTGAAACAGTTATTCATTGCTGAACTGAAGTGCTTACAAACCTTTGCAAAGTACATAGTATATTAATTAAAAGTATGATTTCTGAAGCCAAACTACCTGGGCCCAAATTAAACACTGCCTCTTACTGATTAATTCTGGGAGTATATTCACattcctctgtgcctcagctttctcatctataaagggGATAAGTATACTAACTTACCTCTTACGGCTAAGTGAGAATTAAAGCACCTAAAGCATATAAAACACTGAGAGGAATTTAGGTCTCAATATATGTTTGCTCTTACTATCCTTGTTGAACTGGAGAAAAAACAGACTCAAAGCTGTGTGTACAAATTGGGGAATAGCAGTGGGTAGGTGTATGAAACATGAGAAAGCTGTCTCCATGCACTCACACCTCAGAAATGGTTCTACTCTGGGAATAAGAAAAGACCACAGGTGATTTTCCTAACCCTATGAGTTGAATCTCAAGAAAAGTTTGAGTCTTGAAGGAGAGGGAAATGAGGaaggaaatcatttttttaaattcttataatTAGACTCCACTGATCAATCTGTCTCCTTTGAAAACAAGTGTATCTACTATTGGAATCAGTATCATTTTACAGTTATCTCTTCTTAAGCTAACATTTGAGTTCAAGGCAGAATATTAATATGTGTGTGCTTACTGTCTGAGATAATCCTTGACACTACCAGcctgaataaatacattttttaaaaagaagtaacttggaaaaaaaaaacaaaaaacacttacaaTATCATGAAATGATAGAATTAAGATTAATGGAAATTATTCCTAACAATTCTGCAGTACATTtcataaaatagaaatgtttacatttctaaaatggaaaataatgaacTGAATCAAAATAGAAAGCACAAACTGGAGAACTGCTGAATCAAATATCAACAGTATTCATTTTACTGTACAGAGAACTCATACATTCACTGAGAAAAACCCCAGGACCCCACAGGTAACAGGCAATAGACAGTTCTGAGAACAGTAACAACAACTAGCCAATAACTATGTGAAAAACTTCAAGAATCTTAGAAATTAaagaattagaaattttaaaatgtaaatttccaGCTGAGTACTTGACATTTGTTAGACAAATAGGTCTAACAAAGGGAAATATGAGGTTAATTGTTACaagtataaaaaagaatcatATGTAACCACTCAAATACTATTAGCATTATAAAAATGGTAACACCAGCATATTAAGTAACAAAATCATAATTCAAAAAGTTGATTTCAAAATCattaattatgtaaaatatatacgCTAAGGAAAAAGTAGCAATAAATTTAGATCTAAAAGAAGCCTTAGATCAGAAGTGCCTCAGAggttccccttccccacctctcaaAAATCAGTCTGATGCTTTCGTTTTCAATTAATTGTGGATACAGACACAGGCACACTAGTCTCAGGGGTTTCAGGAGGAAAGGGGTATGTGCCAAGAGCAGTTTGTGACTCTTGTCCTCACAGTCTCCCAATTCTTTTacattcctcccctcccctcccctaaaCCTTCCCCCAATCACAGACACCAGGAAGCCCCTGCATCTCTAACCACCTTCCCCGTCAGggtttcctccccttcccctcccccaactgcGCGCAGAGGAGGCCAGgagcctccctccagcccctcccccaccacagccccctccctcacGGTCCTCTCAGACCCcggcccccaacccccaccacacAAACTCTCCCTTCTCACACTCACATGGACAAAATCTCAGTGTCTCCCCTGCAGCACTATCACAGGACCCCCCCAACTTGTACTCACTCACATCCTACGCTCACCTAGCGCtgtcagttctctctctctctccctctccctctccctctctccctctccctctctctccctctctctccctctctcacacacacccacacacaccccgtcccctcccctggCCGCCCCCCGCCGCGCTCACCTCGCCGCTGCACCGTGAAGCTCTCAACAACCCCGTAGTTGTGTCTGCAGTACGTGTCCACCGCGGCCCGCGTCTGCTCCAGGACGTCCTTCCGGCTGTTGAAGTCCTCGGCAATCCCCCGTCCCAGCTCGGTCACCGCCCGATACTCCCCGCCCTGCTCCCCCCAGTCGCTGTCGAAGCGCAACAACTCTTCTAGGTTATAGAAGTATCTGTCCAGGAACTGCACCCGCTCCGTCCCGTTGGAGAAATGACACTCGGACTTCGCCTGTACCATGAAACGTGCTGTGTGGACAGGAAAGAGTCAGTCACCTGGGCGGCTCGGGGGAAGACTGAAGCCCGCGGCCACCAGTGCCCGAAGCTCCGGCGGTGGGAGTGGGGGCGGGACACTAGGACCCCCTGAGGGGCTCCACAAGCACCCCAACTACTAGCACCTCAcgggcttttctttctctgcccgcTGCAGACGGAGACTGGAGGGGTGAGGAGGGCCGGACGAGGGGCAGAGGAAATCTCCCTTGTCCAGAGCCTCTGGCTCCGCGCTTCCACTCCCTGCTCCTGCGCTTGGCTGGAACCCTTCAACCAAAGCCGGACAAGGATCTGCCCCATCACCTCCTCCTAGAAATCTCCACTGGAAAGACACCCTTCTCTcgtcttccctccccccaccccagctcagtAGCTGTTCCTTAAACATGTCCACCTCATTGCCTGAAAGCTTGGGTAGGGCTGACCTGGCCAGGCCCATCTTACCCACTGGGAgaccaaagaaggaaaaaacaggtATCTCCCTTCTACTTTTAGAGTTTGAAATTTAGGGAAATTAAAATGAGCTGAGGGGAATAAAGGGGTGGGTGTATATGTTTGGGGTAAAAGAGAGGCACATTTCAGGTAAACATAATACCATACAAACGCTTAAAAGAGTTGATGAACTTACtcaagaaaccagagaaaacattTCCGTGAAGCACAGAGAGTGGAAGGGAGGAGGGTAAAAGAGTAGACTGGAGACATCACATGGAGCCTGGTACTGAAAAGCCTTAGAGATGATGTTAGGATTTTGACTTTATACTAAATATAATGAGAACTATGAAAGAGTTTTAAGGAGATTAAAACCATAAACCCAATAGGGACACAATTCCTTTTCTGCATTTCCAAATAAAGAAAGCTCAGAAGACcaggtttgtttaaaaaaattttttttccagcaaaataAATTTGTTCAGGACCAaggcttatttatttctttaactcACCAACCAATTACAAAAACATATAAGTTATCcacacattcttttctttcttaatttctctgccACTGGTCCACTACTTATCCATAGTAGTGAACTACAGCAATGGACATTTTATTCCCATTCAAAGCTCCAActaattcattttttaactttGCTCCTACACCCAATAATGCCAGCAGGCATCAAACTACAAGCCTTGGTCAAATGTAGAACTCTCATTTCTGTAGTCAAGTCCCCTCAGAaggagaaaaagtaagaaaaagatgGCATTCTCATAAAGTCAATTTACAAAAAATGAGCAGGTCCCCAGACTTTGAGTAGAGACATTCACTTAGAAATGATGGCAGAGAGGAGGGCACTCTGGATCAGACCAGGTCTACCTTATTATTCAGAAATTCTCTAATAGCTTCTTGACAtgacaacattaaaaaataaaaattcatgaagTTATTTTTCACTGTAGCTTGTATAGTTAGCACCGTTACTCCAGCTCATGTACCGAAATTCAGGTTGTcagatttagtaaataaaaacatTGGATTCCCAGATAAATTTGGATTTCAGATCAATTGTTGTTGTTgagctgaaatttaaatttaactggatCCTGTAGTTTATTGGACAACTCTTCCCCAACTTGCTAATAAAATTGGAGAGGAAGGAATACATTTAAGACTTCTTTTTATCTTCCTTAGAAATGGATATTATATACTGAAATTCATAGTTACTACAAAAGGATTTGATGACCCATGCTGATAGAGACCAGTTTGTTCTGTTCATCACTCCATCCTCATCAGCTCAGGGAATAACTGGTGTATTCTAGGTCACTAATAATCATTGACTgcacaaatgatttttttttttttttgcatagccAGTCACCTCGGCAAACAAGGACACTCTAGTGCGTCCTTGCTGATGAATGAACACATCTGGTTCTCGAGTCCTCCAGCTTCTCTTCAGTCTCCTTTATTCTTACACTTTAGGTCCAGCTGAATTTCTGATTCTAGGGCACAGTCTTCCCCTGATTTCATCTACTCAGTGTGGCATCTGTAATCCATTCCTCACGCTGCTCCCTTCTCTCTTCAATTGGTCCAATCCAGTTCCTGTCTTGTGTGTACCACTTACTGTAAATGTCGATCCACCAAACCCAGTGCTCACTTCTCTATCACGTTCTCACTTCACCCACTTCTTAGTGGTGCTCATCACAAGTggtcactccctccctccttgaaAAATCTACTTTCCTTCACTTCCATGCATCACA
This genomic window from Camelus bactrianus isolate YW-2024 breed Bactrian camel chromosome 20, ASM4877302v1, whole genome shotgun sequence contains:
- the LOC105071695 gene encoding DLA class II histocompatibility antigen, DR-1 beta chain, producing the protein MVCLYFSGGSWMAALTVILMVLSPSLVWTKDTQPRFMVQAKSECHFSNGTERVQFLDRYFYNLEELLRFDSDWGEQGGEYRAVTELGRGIAEDFNSRKDVLEQTRAAVDTYCRHNYGVVESFTVQRRVEPTVTVYPVKPQPLQHHNLLVCSVTGFYPGHIEVRWFRNGQEEEAGVVSTGLIPNGDWTFQTMVMLETVPQSGEVYTCRVEHPSWTRPVTVEWRAQSESAQSKMLSGIGGFVLGLLFLGVGLFIYFRNQKGHSGLQPTGLLS